The Ignavibacteriales bacterium genome includes a window with the following:
- a CDS encoding beta-glucuronidase, translating to MKSITFLFFIISFITGNAVTENNLITNIDGRKNISLNGKWNIIIDPYENGYYNYRYQPREDGYFENRKPKDKSELIEYDFDKSEQLNVPGDWNTQMEKLFLYEGTIWYKKSFQYNKQYDKRVFIYFGAVNYDAVVYVNGKKVGEHEGGFTPFNFEITDELASNENFIIVKVDNKRKREGVPTLNTDWWNYGGITRDVKLVEVPVTFIKDYFIQLKKGSLNEVSGWIRIDGLEKEQEINIQIEDAGIKQKIHSDKNGYASFNFITNLKLWSPENPFLYNVKIISAKDTVVDKIGFRSIETKGEDIFLNGKPIFLCGISIHEEAPYRSGRAFSKEDAVTLLSWAKELGCNYVRLAHYPHNENMIREADKMGMMVWAEIPVYWTIMWSDSNTYNNASNQLNEMITRDKNRAAIILWSVANETPKGEARLKFLTGLINEARQIDSTRLITAATETHSEKNTIIIDDPLSNYLDVIGVNEYIGWYWGKPEDAVLMKWKSEFNKPFIISEFGGDALYNNHGYEKTRWTEEYQESIYLSQIKMLKGISFLRGVSPWILMDFRSPRRHLPGIQDFWNRKGLISERGNKKKAFYVLQKYYMEIEKGK from the coding sequence ATGAAAAGTATAACATTCCTTTTTTTCATTATAAGCTTTATAACGGGTAATGCTGTAACGGAAAATAATTTAATTACAAATATTGATGGCAGAAAAAATATTAGCTTAAATGGCAAGTGGAATATAATTATCGATCCATATGAAAACGGGTATTACAATTACCGCTACCAGCCAAGAGAGGACGGTTATTTTGAAAATAGAAAACCAAAAGATAAGAGCGAACTAATAGAATATGATTTTGATAAATCGGAGCAGTTGAATGTGCCGGGTGATTGGAACACTCAGATGGAAAAACTGTTCTTGTATGAAGGTACAATCTGGTACAAAAAATCTTTTCAATACAACAAGCAATATGATAAACGAGTATTCATTTATTTTGGTGCGGTAAACTATGATGCGGTTGTTTATGTAAATGGCAAAAAAGTTGGTGAGCACGAAGGTGGATTTACTCCTTTTAATTTTGAAATTACAGATGAATTGGCAAGCAATGAAAATTTTATCATTGTTAAAGTTGATAATAAAAGAAAGAGGGAAGGGGTTCCAACACTTAATACGGATTGGTGGAATTATGGCGGTATAACCCGAGATGTTAAGTTGGTAGAGGTACCTGTAACTTTTATCAAAGATTATTTCATTCAACTTAAAAAAGGTTCTTTAAATGAAGTAAGCGGCTGGATTAGAATTGATGGACTTGAAAAAGAACAGGAAATAAATATACAAATTGAAGATGCCGGTATTAAACAAAAAATTCATTCAGATAAAAATGGATATGCATCTTTTAATTTTATTACAAATTTAAAATTATGGTCACCGGAAAATCCATTTCTGTATAATGTAAAAATTATTTCTGCAAAGGATACAGTTGTAGATAAAATTGGATTCAGATCTATAGAAACAAAAGGCGAAGATATTTTCTTAAATGGCAAACCAATATTTCTATGCGGTATATCCATTCACGAAGAAGCTCCGTATAGATCAGGAAGAGCATTTTCAAAAGAAGATGCTGTAACTCTGTTATCCTGGGCTAAAGAACTCGGATGCAATTATGTCCGGCTCGCACATTATCCTCATAATGAAAATATGATTCGTGAAGCAGATAAAATGGGAATGATGGTTTGGGCAGAAATTCCTGTCTATTGGACAATTATGTGGAGCGATTCAAATACATACAATAATGCAAGCAATCAATTAAATGAAATGATTACAAGAGATAAAAACAGGGCTGCTATAATTCTCTGGTCTGTTGCAAATGAAACTCCAAAAGGTGAAGCACGATTAAAATTTTTAACAGGATTGATAAATGAAGCAAGACAAATTGATTCCACAAGATTAATAACTGCTGCAACAGAAACACACTCAGAAAAAAATACAATAATAATTGATGATCCTTTAAGCAATTATCTTGATGTAATTGGAGTTAACGAATATATCGGCTGGTACTGGGGTAAACCTGAAGATGCAGTTTTAATGAAATGGAAATCGGAGTTTAATAAACCATTTATAATTAGTGAGTTCGGTGGAGATGCTTTGTATAATAATCATGGTTATGAAAAAACACGATGGACTGAAGAGTACCAGGAAAGTATTTATCTTAGCCAGATTAAAATGTTGAAAGGAATTTCTTTTTTACGAGGTGTTAGTCCATGGATATTAATGGATTTCAGATCTCCACGGAGGCACTTACCAGGCATACAGGATTTCTGGAACAGAAAAGGATTGATATCTGAACGAGGAAATAAAAAGAAAGCGTTTTACGTTCTTCAAAAATATTATATGGAAATTGAGAAAGGGAAGTAA
- a CDS encoding arginine decarboxylase, pyruvoyl-dependent, with protein sequence MYVPSKIFFTKGVGRHRAYLQSFELALRNAGIEKCNLVSVSSIYPAGCKRITKEEGLKELQAGQITFCVMARNSTNEPNRLIAASIGVAIPADANQYGYLSEHHPFGETEKVAGDYAEDLAAQMLATTLGIEFNPDTGWDEREQVFKMSGKIVRTFNITQSAEGEKTGLWTTVIACAILLP encoded by the coding sequence TTGTATGTTCCATCAAAAATATTCTTTACAAAAGGGGTAGGTCGGCATAGAGCTTACCTCCAGTCTTTCGAGTTAGCCTTACGCAACGCCGGCATTGAAAAATGCAACCTTGTAAGCGTTAGTAGTATTTATCCAGCAGGATGTAAAAGAATTACAAAAGAAGAAGGATTAAAAGAACTTCAGGCAGGACAAATAACTTTTTGCGTGATGGCAAGAAATTCCACCAACGAACCAAACCGTTTAATTGCTGCATCGATTGGTGTAGCTATACCAGCAGATGCAAATCAATATGGTTATTTATCAGAACATCATCCATTTGGTGAAACTGAAAAAGTTGCCGGAGATTATGCTGAAGATTTAGCAGCTCAAATGCTTGCAACAACTTTAGGAATCGAATTCAATCCTGATACAGGTTGGGATGAAAGAGAACAAGTATTTAAAATGTCTGGTAAAATTGTTAGAACATTTAACATAACTCAATCTGCCGAAGGTGAAAAGACTGGACTTTGGACTACAGTTATCGCTTGCGCAATATTATTACCTTAA